The following coding sequences lie in one Arachis ipaensis cultivar K30076 chromosome B05, Araip1.1, whole genome shotgun sequence genomic window:
- the LOC107644591 gene encoding TMV resistance protein N isoform X2 codes for MAKHENRYKDHMNNKVDKWKKALKEVANLSGYHFKHRNGYEHVFIGNIVNNISKRIRRHSILLVADHPVGLESPVSEVASLLDVNSCAEVRMVGIHGIGGIGKTTVATAVYNLIADHFEGVCFLENVRENSNRHGLVHLQTILLSEILGEKDIKLTSSKQGVFEIQKRLCQKKVLLVLDDVDEHEQLKAIAGMPDWFGLGSRVIITTRDKHLLILHEVERTYEVQGLKEKESFDLLTWKAFKTASVSPEYQNVLNRAVTYASGLPLALEVIGSNLFRKDLQQWESALDQYEKVLDNKIRKILQVSFDALEKEEQSVFLDIACCFIGYESIENLLQAHYGCCMQYHIGVLGEKSLIRIDWCNNRVTMHDLIVDMGKEIVLEESPKIPGKRSRLWFYKDIVKVFEDNQGTSAIEIIYLERDVEVKWDGTTFKDMKNLKTLVIKNGCFSESPKHLPNSLRVLEWWKYPSKYFPHDFQPKELSILKLPHNIYMSPKLDILSKKLVSLKVLNFDYCNSLNEIVDVSNLQTLQEFSFRRCKNLVTVHSSVGFLPKLKILNAEYCCKLRSFPPTINLPSLEKLLLSHCSSLENFPEILEETKNLEVLYLDGTGIKDLPCSFRNFSGLFWLGMRGNYKMCKIPCVIGMMPRLSRCEIDGGGNKGRVLGKQEEGIHGIHTNSLPSLNLKDLSLMNSNLSDEFFPLALAWFPNVASLKLSGNNFTVLPECIRKFQFIISLNVDHSKYLREIIGIPPNLKEFSAVNCKSLSPTGTSVLLNQKLHEGGGTKFVMPGGRIPRWFEKRSRGASISFWFRGTIFPHHALCIAILLTDDLPSPIGVRPMVSINGYQFLRGKWDTAMDQLFILDLSETNVYRCNVTQRFEKKWNHAEVSYETLDYYTHGEVSSESIAKEIGMHLLKQKISGSIIEDIRFTDPYKMTQLIIMMMILSIALPNHKKQPLLLETCVGLWTLLFLTHTH; via the exons AAGGATTAGACGACATTCCATTTTGCTTGTTGCTGATCACCCTGTTGGATTGGAGTCCCCAGTGTCAGAGGTAGCTTCACTTCTAGATGTTAACTCCTGTGCCGAAGTTCGAATGGTAGGGATACATGGAATTGGGGGAATAGGAAAAACAACCGTTGCAACTGCCGTCTATAACTTGATAGCTGACCATTTTGAAGGTGTGTGCTTTCTTGAAAACGTGAGAGAAAATTCAAATAGACATGGTTTAGTACATCTTCAAACTATTCTTCTTTCTGAGATATTAGGAGAGAAGGATATCAAGCTAACAAGTAGTAAACAAGGAGTTTTTGAGATACAAAAGAGGTTATGTCAAAAGAAAGTTCTTTTGGTTCTTGATGATGTTGATGAGCATGAGCAGTTAAAAGCTATTGCTGGAATGCCTGATTGGTTTGGTCTTGGCAGCAGAGTCATTATTACAACACGGGACAAACATTTGCTAATACTTCATGAGGTTGAAAGGACATACGAAGTGCAAGGTTTAAAAGAGAAAGAGTCCTTTGATTTGCTTACTTGGAAAGCTTTTAAAACTGCTTCTGTTAGCCCAGAATACCAGAATGTTTTAAACCGTGCAGTAACTTATGCTTCTGGACTTCCATTGGCTTTGGAAGTAATAGGTTCTAACTTGTTTAGAAAAGATTTACAGCAATGGGAATCTGCATTGGATCAATATGAAAAAGTTCTTGATAATAAAATTCGTAAAATACTTCAGGTTAGTTTTGATGCTTTGGAAAAAGAAGAACAGAGTGTTTTTCTTGATATTGCCTGTTGTTTTATAGGATATGAATCAATAGAGAATCTACTTCAAGCTCATTATGGCTGTTGCATGCAATATCATATTGGAGTGTTGGGTGAAAAATCTCTCATAAGGATCGATTGGTGTAACAACAGGGTGACAATGCATGATTTGATAGTGGATATGGGCAAAGAAATTGTTCTAGAAGAGTCGCCAAAAATACCAGGAAAGCGTAGTAGATTATGGTTCTATAAAGATATAGTTAAAGTTTTTGAAGATAATCAA GGGACTAGCGCCATTGAAATCATTTATCTGGAAAGGGATGTAGAAGTGAAATGGGATGGAACAACTTTTAAAGATATGAAAAATCTTAAAACACTCGTCATAAAAAATGGTTGTTTCTCTGAAAGTCCCAAACATCTTCCAAACAGTTTAAGAGTATTGGAATGGTGGAAATATCCTTCAAAGTATTTTCCACATGATTTTCAACCAAAGGAGCTCTCAATACTCAAGTTACCCCATAATATCTATATGTCACCCAAGTTGGATATTCTATCCAAG aaGCTGGTGAGcttgaaagttttgaattttgattattgTAATTCTTTGAATGAGATAGTTGATGTGTCTAATCTCCAAACTTTACAAGAATTTTCGTTCAGAAGATGTAAAAATTTAGTTACAGTTCATAGTTCAGTTGGTTTTCTGCCTAAACTTAAAATATTGAATGCTGAATATTGCTGCAAGCTCAGAAGTTTTCCACCTACTATTAATTTGCCTTCACTGGAAAAACTCCTTCTATCTCATTGCTCAAGTCTTGAGAATTTTCCAGAAATTCTAGAAGAGACAAAAAATCTTGAAGTACTTTATTTGGATGGTACTGGCATAAAAGATTTGCCATGTTCATTTCGTAATTTTTCCGGATTGTTTTGGTTGGGAATGCGTGGGAATTATAAAATGTGTAAGATACCATGTGTCATTGGCATGATGCCACGGCTGTCTCGGTGTGAGATCGATGGAGGAGGAAATAAGGGGAGGGTATTAGGAAAGCAGGAGGAGGGGATTCATGGAATACACACTAACTCCCTCCCCTCTTTAAATCTGAAAGATCTTTCTCTCATGAACAGCAATTTGTCAGATGAATTTTTCCCGCTAGCTCTTGCATGGTTTCCCAATGTGGCATCATTAAAACTAAGTGGCAATAATTTCACAGTCCTTCCTGAATGCATCAGaaaatttcaatttataattTCCCTCAATGTGGATCATAGCAAGTATCTTCGGGAGATTATTGGGATTCCACCAAACTTGAAAGAGTTCTCAGCAGTAAACTGCAAATCATTGAGTCCGACGGGCACAAGTGTGTTACTCAATCAG AAATTGCATGAGGGTGGGGGGACCAAGTTTGTGATGCCAGGTGGAAGGATTCCAAGGTGGTTTGAGAAGCGCAGCAGGGGAGCTTCTATTTCCTTCTGGTTTCGTGGCACCATATTCCCTCACCATGCTCTTTGCATCGCAATTCTACTCACCGATGACCTCCCTTCCCCAATTGGAGTGAGACCCATGGTGAGCATTAATGGCTACCAATTCCTCCGTGGAAAGTGGGACACCGCAATGGATCAATTATTTATTCTTGATTTGTCAGAAACAAATGTTTATAGGTGCAATGTAACACAACGTTTTGAAAAGAAATGGAATCATGCGGAGGTTTCATATGAAACACTTGACTACTATACCCACGGCGAGGTCTCCAGTGAGTCCATTGCAAAAGAGATTGGAATGCACCTCTTGAAGCAAAAGATCAGTGGCAGTATAATTGAAGATATTCGATTCACTGATCCATACAAAATGACACAACTAATTATAATGATGATGATACTCTCAATAGCATTGCCCAACCATAAGAAGCAGCCTTTGCTCCTGGAAACATGCGTTGGTTTGTGGACGTTGCTGTttctaacacacacacactaa